One Parasteatoda tepidariorum isolate YZ-2023 chromosome 1, CAS_Ptep_4.0, whole genome shotgun sequence genomic window, ggtCTATTTATTCtgaagaaatcaaattttaactttttctggaGAAATCAAATTgtatgactttttaaattggATAACTCAAGCAATTCGACTGATTTAAGTACATTAAGTACACCATTACGCTTTATATGGTGAGAGCTGAATTCAGACCACTCAATATTGCATGAGCTGTGTACAGTTCATGCaatattgagttttttaaaataattaataacgaGTTACATtgagaagttttttaaaaaaagggaattgaAATGAAACTTTCGTAAATGAGgtaggaaaaaaagtttaattatagcGCACACTATATCTtagttttctataaatttttgttgctagaaacatttttctaaaaatttttttttacaaataaagtagtaaaaatttcTAACCACCCAACaccactattatttttttaataattgttgaattgttatttttattaatactatgTACAAATTCATtatatggaataaaatttattctaatgctGAATTTCTATATCACTGTCCATACAATAGCAAGTAAGGACAAAACgctcataaaaaattcaattactcATTAAAGTGTTTTGTTATGCAGCAAAACATTCTACATGAATTCTGACTATTTTTACATCGTTGAAATAATCTCCATAGTAAAAAcctttctttgaaataatttttggaaaagtgAACTAATCTGTTCTGATACAATTATTGTAGcaactttgttttttattcttctatattttattacactattttttaaaaataatttttagcattcaattaatataatgtttctTGTACATTAGGTTGAATTGATTTGTTATCACATATTGGACAAAATCAAAGTTTTGaatcaaaacaatgaaaatgaaaGGCCAATTTCTAATGatacttttactttattaaaatgcaaatttttagatTCTTCCTCATATTACCATTGAAATATAAGGCTAAATATTCACCACGTTGTATTCAATAATTCCTTAAAAGTAACCaacattaaatttatgcttaaattagATTGGTTTAATTGAAAGAATCAATATAATAAGTATAACCACTTTACATATCTATAGCAATACATGCAGAGAAACTCACTCAAAAATAGCTTATAatgcacaattttaatttcctcatatgattcatatttttacaaaatcgtaaaaattgtttacaggTTTTTTGCACTTCATATTATATGTAACtaaattttacttgtatttGACACTGCATTTGATGTATTTTGAAGGGTTTAAGCTGTCTCTCAAAAAGAGTGAGAATGTTCATAAACATATCATATAACATATCaggtttgaataaataaattaccaaaatataattttacttgtttctaTGGATTATGGTCAGAAAATTTAGATACTCTCTATATAAATGTATGAATACAACTAGTCACCTGCATATTctataacatatttatatttgtagtgTAAATAATGCATTTGTACTTGTAACAATgtgattaattatatataataattttcactattattatacttattattgAAGCTGAAAACAACCAGTAAAAAAGACATAAGcacttttctttttgctttgcAGCTGCTAACTATGACCCATCAAAGGGGTAATGAGTTACATTGTTCGTGAGTATAAATGTCTATGAGAAAATACTGTTTTCTTAacatagaatataaatatttttgataaaatattgagcaatattttctaattaatttatgctaaaaaatatttttgaaaattgataacttttttatttaattttaaaatatacattattcaaaaagagatttttttgcAGACATTGATTTATTGAtgtaaattaaaccaaaatcgAGCATCCGAAATGTCTACCATTCTCTTAGAAAAAATACCTTAAACCCAAATGGAGCACTTTTCCTTGATTTTTTGGTATTTGAATCCAATTCTCAGTTACAGCTTTTCTCTGTTTTGTGATCACCCAGCATTGctgtaaaaatgcttattttatatttcgtccaaaaaaaaaaacaaaaaaaagaaggaaaaaaaacgttgaagttttaaatttcattataaattgcTATTATTATATGTTTAGTGAAATAATGTAATGATTGTATGTATAATAGATAGAATGAATTTATAAGGTatgaatgaatttataaattcacatacatatacatttataataaatatatttgtaaatgtaTTTGAACATTCCAAATAAATATGCTTATGCAGAATAAGTGTCgaactcttaaaatttatttcatacacTTTGAAAATTACCAATGACTGAATccttaacaattaataattacacaTAATTTCTTATAGATTTCTTTCCAATTTGTTAAAAAGCCTAGCAAAGTACTGTAACAGAATGGATAAAGAGTGAGCAAAAAAAAGTGGGGGCCgtaaacttttataattcttGATCACTATATTATGATTGGATTTTTACATATTAAGACTTTCATCGAAtcgattttaatgatttgatggattaatctaaaatatacaaaatacttGTGCAgattacattttaaagcaaattgaattaaaagtagGAGTCcagtaaatgtttaaaagggTAGTTGCAATCTAGAAAATCCCCATTCATTCGCGAACTCAACGTTTGCAAGAGAAATTATCCATGGATGAGCTatcttttcttctctttttggtgaaattctgctttttatttgtacatttattttcgtttatttctatattttggtttatttattcttgaattatttttttaaataaaaattctgctttctTAAGTCAAGGATAAGTTTTTTCACTTGGCAAGATtccgctttttttaaaaaatgaaaaaaaaacgtatttttttcttggaaaagtagatttctttaaaaagagttcccgttttttttatttttctatcccAGGAAAAGAAGTTTCTCCTTTTTAGGGCAGAATTACAAATCATTTTCGCTTAATGCCACATAGAGTTACGGCTGACCATTACCAAGCTTACTTGAATACCAACTCGGTAGCTTTATTATCTGCCTCCATTCCTTCAACTGCTTACTTCCCTGCGGATGACCCATATGGACCAAAGGTATAAGCCCCCACGAAGTTTATGTTCTGGAAAGCACTCCTATGCAGGGcccgacttagcctaattggggCCCCCTCTACTGCACTgcttcagtaatgaagaacctaactttatggaggtatttaaattttcacctGATTATACAtctataacaagaaaattgactgaaacctaaaatagctataaagtcccccccccctttccAATGATCAAAAGAAATATCGTTCTGTCCGtattttgattttctgacaattctatcTCCATCATGCCGAAGgcagttttctgattgttaactttgtcatctagctgcgaaaaattcatatccttgctgacattagggTGGAATTCAGCTGAATTTTTGGAACTCAGATGGCTCAATGAAGCCAATCCGACGCctctatttttgtaaacataacgCATTTTGCTATATGTAAAAATGCAGGCTTTTAATTGGCCAAATTTGCCCAGcataattgcgaaaatttagctgagaTCCGCACtagaaagccatggatttacgaaatataaatggtgttttctacactagagAACGCTGCAAGCTCCATACCGCCTATACATCCGGGTTACTGTCTCcggtgtattttaaagccatttggctcacAACGAGAACATGGTGtcttgagattcttgcaaacgtggtatgattacttattacttgtgtttacagtGCTAATGGTGCTAACGCTAACATGGTGTACAGCTTGCTAACAAGAACACGCAGAAATAACAAATTGAAAGGGACCAAATCAGGACTGCCAAAAAAgagagttattcaaaatctagcaaccatgccaccttttcttaacaatatacctataaataactgaaacaaattttcacttcaaactcagcagaattacataataacatttatatcttatgaaatgcggcagatttgagctcagaaattatcaatttatttcttttattgaaaacaaaattatccgtttgaaaatatcgcctcgcagaataagctgtagaaagcagttgcaaactttttaaccggaactaaAGCAGGTATAGGACTCgggattgttattgtttacatttatattgaaaacaccatcccaAGATTTTTTGGGTTCCTACGATAGATTAATGAGGAAGTTAACATAACTGTCGGATTCGACACTAtgctgatattttgtttaaaaaaagttcattaaagaaggaaacataaaataaactttctattcgaTTTGGGGCCCCTCTGATGTGAGGCCCGGGGCAACTGCCCCTGTCTTAGTCAGGCTCTGCTCCCATGGTCCACATTTAAGTCGTTTCGTTCCTCCtcataagtttttctttataaataaaagttgctAAATTCTCCTTTTTAATAATAGGCTGAGGAGCTTAGCAATGAGATCTTCAcaatgtatattatattatattgatacGTGTTAGTAACATAAATTGTGCgcaaaatgagaagaaaaaaaccccacaggaatttaatttttctgaataaatattaaacatacctttttataATGGATTCTGATCCCCAAAGTATAGAAATTAATTGTAAACTAGGATGTATGGTTCCAAAAGTTTAGACTccttaatattaactttatttgttgtgtatttcgccatatctcgagaggCATTTTGACCTGCTTCCTATTCAATTGACGTGGGTTACAAGTGGCGTGAAGCAGAACTCTATACTTATGGtaacacttcgcatgctttcaccagtaccgtgtggagagtcataggagaaggaagtacgttatgTTATAGTAATTTCTGTCCGTTTTCAATTAGATTAAAAGGGTAGTTGTTTCAAACAAATGCCTTTcaagttaggaaactatatggaactgaaaactaagTATAGTTCTGAAAGAAAAtgtcatggaaattttaaaaaatattttggcaagTAAACATGCAACATTTaagaaagggaaaatatcgtagtataTCCCTATACAATTGAGAAGAGGAAAAGAAAAGGGGGATGTTAGGACATGGAACCGACCTtttccccagatggcgtattcgagtgttgcgatcatGAACACCACCTATAGCTGTATGATCGAGTTATTCGAAATAAAGTTAGGTCAagcgtaaataatttttcaaacaaatgccTTACATACacctcgtaattttgatcttGGCCAAGATTTAAAGATGTAAATGGCGACTTCAAAGTTAGAAACAACTGGGATTGCTGTAAAGTTTAAAGGGTGCTTGATTGGCGCCTTGATCGGTGATTGTTTTGGTGCTCCATTTGAATTTTGTACTAACCTTCCCGTTTCAgaaaaaaggctaaaaaatttttttactgaaattcttAATGGAGGTATATGAAACTTCACTTTCACTTCATTGTGGCTTGTCACTTTCATTATCACTTCACTTGCGCGtacaattcaaataaaactccccaagaataaaatatttcaattaagagCAAGTTCGTAACACGTCAACTGCCAATTAAAGgttattttgacaaaaacgGGGTGGGGGAGGTTTCGGAAGAAGTTTGCATTTTTGACTTTGTTTGAATtgaagtctattaaaaatttgtcaaatattaTAACCACGTGTTTCCGAAATCCTGctttgagtaaatttttagtaccagtaatttttaatttttattgcctagtaaaatttttcttagttctTAAATGCTATAACAAATGAACTCtgctttattgtttcttatcAGTAATCgcaaaattgcttaaaatttttatctcgaaaccaattttttttgaagtagttATTAGATTGtacatttttacacattttatcaTCATCACTGTTCATGGTAAAAAGATATTCGAAATTTCcatagttaaaagttaaatctgATGGTGATtaaaccaaaagaaaaaaaaaagaaaacagtataaatttgatttcttagaaAAGAAGAATTAATCAGTCATGTTGctgttatttacataaattttattttattgtttttagcaGGGTCTGGTTTCTGATCTTAACAACTGGTTTTTGACATAACACATCATAAACTGTTGAACTTccataaactattaaatatctAGAAAAGTTTCTATTCTGTCATTGAGctctttttattagtttaatcaCTGTTTAAATCatgcaatatatttatattacatttactaGTTATGATTCAAATggaatttctttcaaaagagATGTGGCTGCAGCTTGTGCACCCCTAAGATaaactaaacaatatttttatcacaagaAATTGCAACCTTTTGAAAGCATTGACATTTTTCATACCCACTAATGACAAGAGTCTGATAAAAAGTACAAACCTTTAAAAACTGAGAGGAAATTATGAAGATAGTAtgttatgtatttcaaattttcaatgtcTGATACACAATGTTCTGATAATATCttggcaaaattattttatattcatccTGTACCTGAGCAGTATTTATAAATCATGATTATAATATATTGCTGATAAGAAAACTGatcataatttacaaaaaaacgtaaatgtttgtttaaatctattattaattattttcaattaatcataaatcatcaaaaaattaaattgttatcaatattttgtataattattataatatatttcctaAACCATGTTcattttagtatattataatagttttactttaattatgtaagcttattaacatttataatagaTTATGCTTTTCTACATCAAAATTGCACATTTTACTCTAATTGTccaaacaatacaaaattattaaggaACATAATAGATTAGTCACTTGAAGTCTTATAagcacttttatttataattatttcatatttataaggGCTAATACaccttttttattgttagatactaaagttgatgatatttatttttgatgtttatcTGCCTTCTTGTCCAATATCCAATAAACCAATCTATGGGATGTACAATGTCTTGGATGTTTTACTAAGAATCACTGTATGACTTATAATCAtgtcttaatttcaaaatttaaatttgaagatcTTCTTACCAATCTTATTTTTTgactaacaattttttaaattcaatattagttttgttcttgaaatttttttaaagtaaatattttttatattttcagaaacagAACAAATTTATCCATACACAGATGATACTGCAATGACTTTATCAGTTACTAAATCACtcattgaaaataagaaaatttgtcCTATTGACTTGGCTAAAaggtattttttgtttaatttattaaaaatgatccTGTATTAGACCTGGTTGatatctgaatttttaatatctgcaaaaaaatatcaatgtatcGCGATATTTTCAAcgtaatttatatacatatttcttatattGGGAAATGTTTTCTTGCTcaagtgaggaaaaaaaatatgtgttttttctaaaacacttttaataatcataattttaaaaataaccaagtaattatgaaagtttaataactaataatctAAAAGATAGAAAAGACTTGGCTTTTGTGttcatgtataaataaaaatacacatttttatgcatcaaataaaaaaaatttggggggCGAGGGGTTATTCTTGATCTATCCAGAAAAACAGGTTAATCTATATCCAGAAAAACAGgagaaagaaaacaaacaatttcaatttaaaattttaactatgcaaattttggcaaaatatgtattaatgatttaatgttactttcctaatgtttctttttatttatagtttgagAGAGAATCAGAATTTtagataaactaaataaaacaaccaattatttttttaaaacaaatttaaaattcttgttaaaaacaataattattaattaaacaaatttattaaagagggtaaataagtaatttaagatAGAGATTTAATACTGTCTATCTTGAATTtcactacttataaatatatatttctggcATCATCAGctcagaaaattttgaatcaattccAATGACCCTTTTTTTATCATGTAGaatgaatttttcagaaaaaatcaacatttaacattaataattttattatcaccCTAACAAAAGAAATAGCATCAAGCAAAGCAAACCTCAGTAGTTTATCTCcttttatcttttaagtatGAAGCAAAAAACACAGAGTAAAGAAAAAGGTTTTCTTCTCTCTTCTTCACGGAAGTGCCATTGTTCACATGTTACTCATTGGGTTAcgacagtgtttcccaaacttatgacttttgtgtaccctttctaaattttttttcacgctGCGTACCactgttataaaaatgaatgaattttttactagaaaaaatttttcacaaaagttAAAAGTCACAAcaggctgttgacaccactaattattaactctaCAAAAAAGtagctaatagaaaaatacgtaatcgtaaattttcacgacttgctttgtttttaaataaaattttttgaaatgttcgtTTGTTGATAGATATTTCGCATAACAGCGCATACCCCTACTAAACTGTTTCTGTACCCCTGGGGATATGCATACTACACTTTGGGAAATACTGGGTTACAATATTGTCAGTATATATCAAGTGTtgctttttattcaatattcgACTGTCTGTATTTATCAAGTCTCAATATTTGTTGCGAGATCGATATTTATCGTATTCACTATATATcgtaataattagaaaatattgatatttcaaatATCCCAGCTTTATCCTGCTCCTTAAATTTATGTTCGAAACTCATtggaaaattctttaaacttgcctaaaaaaattttggccATTGAATTtctcatcaaaattatttgagtaataaaatcatttgaatttcatgttctatttttgctgaaaataatatgaatagaTTCTAAAGGAAATTTCATGTGTCCTATTTTCTTACATTCTTACTTGTTTTATGATATAAGCATCTacataaaaatctcaaaaaattaattaccaatTTTGGTGTGATTTTTTACTAAAGCCTTGttttattaagaacttttttttccttagatatcattttaaaaaaatgacatataatatttttcattattcttttatggAACTTTAAATCCAAACACATGTTATTTTGGGTTTAGGCTTTTTTGGCAAACCATTTGATCAAGAGCAATAACTATCCCTTTACTTTAgtttaatcaaaagttattatgcttgataaatttcaaatttattaaataatttttcaattggtTTCAATAACTGAAGCAATATTGCAGTATTTTACAGGCCAGAGAAAAACATAGAATTTGATATTacaggaaaaatttaaagaatatttaataattttcgataACAGCTGGAAGGATGACCTTTTAGAATTGTTGATAAACAgacaataaaattcaaagtaaataatttcctcttatttcaaatatttcttttgctttaaatattaggttatattgtcattatttttttaaagtctgcaTCAGGGGTCCTCAACCTTTTTGCACCTGAGAGCAAATATCAGAATATCGGTCGAATGGCGGACACCATTtgttttttcaagataaatttataattgatagaCATAGGTAATAACACACACTATATATaatgctgaaaaatttaattttaaaaattaatttaacataagaatataattagtattaatattcttgtgtaaaataaatgattactaaattgctttcaaaatatacgaagtataaaaactatttataaaatatataaaatacagcCAATGTGAtctttgcatattttgaaaataactgaaataagaagattgaaattttttttatcattttatcattaataatttgaaatgcatatccttttcattgtttattcaatactttgttatttgaaaaattatgtaattttttccaaaaagtaaaatttttttttattggaattttactttaaataatattgtaatggCAACCAAaatcttaagtaaataaatgattttagattgaatctaaacataattaagaaattcaaaaatgtgaagaaaaaaaactttaaaaaaagtcctaACTCTTGAAATCCGTTAAACTCTTACACCGAAACCTTGAGTTCCGCGAAACATCATTTGAGAACCACTGGTCTACATAACCAaaccattatattaaaaagtgaagTATAGAGACTGGAATAGAATAGTATGTTAGATAAGAGagtgcaaatttttattgaagtttatagtgtttggaaagaaaaaaaaaagaattgtataGCTAAAGTGTACTAGATATTGCCTAATACACtgtcaatttgtttaaaaaccaGCCAATTTGTCTGGATTTAGCTACTTATCGTCATCTGATTTCCAAGTAAGAATAGTTTGCATATGGTATTATCGAAATTTCTTTAGTTATTAGATTCACCATCTCAgttatttgaatcaaaataacttggtattagttattcattgaaatgaacTTATAATGAAATAGAAGCACTGTGTCAGAAATGTCCAGCTGCAATGTTTTGCTTTTGTTGTTCAAGAAATAATCCATACATTTCTTGACTTATGAGTTCTTATATTCTTCATCGGGagacttataaaaaataacgaattttgGAACCATTCACTTATCTTAGGCACATTATTAgcaaatgcaattaaaaacttatttaaatttatgatttcaaattttgtttaatttctttatcattttatttaaaggcaatttgaattattaacaattcaataagcacaaatttgttaaagtgataaattgaaaataaatttgacaatgctaatttaattttgatactatGTACCTACCTTgaagtaattgaaattcttttttttttaatcattcgaTTGAAATGATATTGAATTTAGATTTGTAAATGAGTATTTTACTGACCCTGAAACACCAGAGCGGTCATATGGTGCACACGTTCGGCATGTGTTTGTGGCTTTAAGGAAGTCGAACTTTGAAGATGTGTTTCTTCCTGCTAAAAACCAATTTGATGGAAAGGGATCTTATGGTAATGGAGCTGCTATGAGAATTGCTCCTGTTGCTTTATTCGTTCACGACAAAGATGACGACtgtataaaagtattgcatttatttttcactctttagtttgataaatttttatagtatgtttgtcattttcaatatatttttgaaatttaacaattttatgtcaaaatattaACCTAATTATCTTTGTCagtttgaagcatttttttaaaaaaatagtgtattctgaaagcagttaatactattttataatgtattctgaaaacatttaatgatattttataatgtattctGAAAgcatttaatgatattttatccaatctaccaaaaattaaatttaaaaagatattaattgttatcattaattttatagttatttattttaatcaaaaatacttatggaaattttatttaatataaaatttaaaaattacataaaatattttattttatgtaaaaaaaaattctaaatttttttttagttgaaatttaactttttatttttctcattagaATGCAGTTGAACAATGCTCTTTTCTAACTCACACTCATCCTGATGGCTATAATGGAGCACTATTATTGTGTTTAGCTATACATTTAGCTCTAAAATTAGATTCTTCAGAAAAACTTGATtctatgaaattcattttagaacTTTTGGAAAAGATGGAAAGGATAGAAAATAAGGTAAATATGATACACTTATATGGCAAGCAAGTTTACATAAGAATATATGAAGGCTGttaagctatatattttttaaaattttaatttgtcataGTTATGTTCAATTAAACacatgaaacaatttaaaattatgcggagttttataaattgcacttcattttttaaattcatatgttTTACTGATTACACACTGTAATTTTTTGTATCACACATCACCCCAGTAGCAGAACTTGTTTACTGTGTCAAACTGCATTTGAATTTACTCTgcatattctttttcttctcaatgcaaataacaaattttcaatatttataacagATGCTGTTCTTTTTCTGCAAATTAGTGTAAATACAGTAAGTTTCTCGTTGTTTCATAGGCTCTGAGACATTC contains:
- the LOC107441976 gene encoding ADP-ribosylhydrolase ARH3 isoform X3; translated protein: MSYIVQTEQIYPYTDDTAMTLSVTKSLIENKKICPIDLAKRFVNEYFTDPETPERSYGAHVRHVFVALRKSNFEDVFLPAKNQFDGKGSYGNGAAMRIAPVALFVHDKDDDCIKNAVEQCSFLTHTHPDGYNGALLLCLAIHLALKLDSSEKLDSMKFILELLEKMERIENKGNSPYCDSLKKMKNIFEKKKDLSPQEVGENFGNSVIALKSVPTAIYSFLRAQKKLPNYKNTNPFIRTIYFAISVGGDTDTIATMAGAIAGAYYGDDIIPKQCKERCDKIKEVEQLADELLKASYV
- the LOC107441976 gene encoding ADP-ribosylhydrolase ARH3 isoform X2, with product MATSKLETTGIAVKFKGCLIGALIETEQIYPYTDDTAMTLSVTKSLIENKKICPIDLAKRFVNEYFTDPETPERSYGAHVRHVFVALRKSNFEDVFLPAKNQFDGKGSYGNGAAMRIAPVALFVHDKDDDCIKNAVEQCSFLTHTHPDGYNGALLLCLAIHLALKLDSSEKLDSMKFILELLEKMERIENKGNSPYCDSLKKMKNIFEKKKDLSPQEVGENFGNSVIALKSVPTAIYSFLRAQKKLPNYKNTNPFIRTIYFAISVGGDTDTIATMAGAIAGAYYGDDIIPKQCKERCDKIKEVEQLADELLKASYV
- the LOC107441976 gene encoding ADP-ribosylhydrolase ARH3 isoform X1, with translation MATSKLETTGIAVKFKGCLIGALIGDCFGAPFEFCTNLPVSEKRLKNFFTEILNGETEQIYPYTDDTAMTLSVTKSLIENKKICPIDLAKRFVNEYFTDPETPERSYGAHVRHVFVALRKSNFEDVFLPAKNQFDGKGSYGNGAAMRIAPVALFVHDKDDDCIKNAVEQCSFLTHTHPDGYNGALLLCLAIHLALKLDSSEKLDSMKFILELLEKMERIENKGNSPYCDSLKKMKNIFEKKKDLSPQEVGENFGNSVIALKSVPTAIYSFLRAQKKLPNYKNTNPFIRTIYFAISVGGDTDTIATMAGAIAGAYYGDDIIPKQCKERCDKIKEVEQLADELLKASYV